In Chitinophaga varians, the following are encoded in one genomic region:
- a CDS encoding outer membrane beta-barrel family protein: protein MRKVVLLLTGWMFLFNLALTAQQHGTKPPAANTGTIYGKLLDAQTGKPVEYASVAMLRPDSSVLTGMLSKPNGDFNFENLAIGKYILKINFIGYEAFFKPVQLNTQSTSVDAGNIKLRPNVKSLAAVNVVGEKPAFTMAIDKRVFNVEKNLASIGGTATDVLKQVPSVSVDIDGNVSVRNGAPTIFVDGRPTTLTLDQIPADAIANIEVVTNPSAKYDAEGMSGILNIVLKKNKKAGINGQLSAGVTSLGSTNTGIDFNLRQEKFNFFVNYGTRNRKSPMTSRISRKNILADTTTYTDQLQDGDFYRNFQTGRIGFDWFIDNRNTLTISEGLTGGNFNRYNDQTQNEMDIHRELVRYGTGINNSKNGFRNYTTQLGYKHTFAREGEELTADFTYNYATSDNSSAYSLQYYNLKGDTINSPVKPQNRYSNGDGKTTYITGQIDYVRPFSDKSKIEMGLRTNTRKFDNYTNTFGQNYPSGTFTIDSALSNNYHYQEQINAGYVSYTGSQGNFGYQAGLRAEQSNYNGETRFGDKASYKINYPISLFPSVFLSQKFKGDHELQLNYSRRIRRPWFRDLLPTIDYSGQNASRGNPDLRPEFTNSFELSYLKDIAHKHNVLVSLYYRNTDNAITDFYVDTTLNLNGQTQRVLLSYPINASTRNSYGAEITVRSQLTKDWDLTANVNLAQTKINAGNQGDNLSNSGFTWFGKLNSNTKLPWNLTLQITGEYESRQILPQGERKPQYSIDAGVKKDMLKNKALSISLTLNDIFNSDRNLSYTTTAFSETENYRKRLSRELRLNATWRFGKMDYNLFKRKNNKSGKDNNGEMGGGDKSE from the coding sequence ATGAGAAAAGTTGTATTGCTATTGACAGGATGGATGTTCTTGTTTAACCTGGCATTGACGGCACAGCAGCACGGCACCAAACCTCCCGCTGCCAATACCGGAACGATCTACGGAAAACTGCTCGACGCTCAGACCGGCAAACCGGTGGAATATGCTTCTGTGGCCATGTTACGCCCAGACTCTTCCGTGCTCACCGGCATGCTCTCCAAACCCAACGGTGATTTTAATTTTGAAAATCTCGCTATCGGTAAATATATCCTGAAGATAAATTTCATCGGTTATGAAGCCTTCTTCAAACCGGTACAGCTCAACACCCAAAGCACCAGTGTTGATGCGGGCAATATTAAACTTCGGCCTAATGTAAAGTCCCTGGCGGCCGTCAACGTGGTAGGCGAGAAACCGGCCTTTACCATGGCCATCGACAAAAGGGTGTTTAATGTGGAGAAGAACCTGGCCAGCATCGGTGGCACGGCCACGGACGTACTGAAACAAGTACCGTCCGTCAGCGTGGACATCGACGGCAACGTGAGCGTACGTAACGGCGCCCCCACCATTTTCGTGGACGGCCGTCCCACTACCCTCACCCTCGACCAGATCCCGGCAGACGCCATCGCCAACATCGAAGTGGTCACCAACCCCTCGGCGAAATACGACGCGGAAGGAATGAGCGGGATCTTAAACATCGTCCTGAAAAAAAATAAAAAAGCAGGTATCAACGGGCAGCTCAGTGCAGGCGTAACCTCTCTTGGCAGCACCAACACCGGCATCGACTTTAACCTGCGGCAGGAGAAATTCAATTTCTTCGTCAACTACGGCACCCGTAACCGTAAGTCACCCATGACCAGCCGCATCTCCCGGAAAAATATCCTGGCAGATACCACTACCTACACAGACCAGCTACAGGACGGCGACTTCTATCGCAACTTCCAGACAGGCCGCATCGGCTTCGACTGGTTCATCGACAACCGCAACACCCTTACCATCTCGGAAGGCCTTACCGGCGGTAATTTCAACCGCTACAACGACCAGACCCAGAACGAAATGGACATCCACCGGGAACTGGTCCGCTACGGCACAGGGATCAACAACAGCAAAAACGGGTTCCGTAACTATACCACCCAGCTGGGCTATAAACACACCTTTGCACGCGAAGGCGAAGAACTGACTGCCGACTTTACCTACAACTACGCGACCAGTGACAACAGCTCCGCGTATTCCCTGCAATACTATAACCTGAAAGGGGATACGATCAACAGCCCTGTAAAGCCGCAGAACCGCTATAGCAACGGTGATGGTAAAACCACCTACATCACCGGACAAATAGATTATGTGCGCCCCTTCTCTGATAAATCAAAAATAGAAATGGGCCTGCGCACCAATACCCGCAAATTCGACAACTACACCAATACCTTTGGACAGAACTATCCCAGTGGTACTTTCACCATCGATTCAGCACTGTCCAACAACTACCACTACCAGGAACAGATCAACGCCGGATATGTGAGCTATACCGGCTCGCAGGGCAACTTCGGCTACCAGGCGGGTTTGCGGGCGGAGCAGTCCAACTATAACGGTGAAACCCGCTTCGGCGACAAAGCATCTTACAAGATCAACTACCCGATCAGCCTTTTCCCAAGCGTGTTCCTGTCACAGAAATTCAAAGGTGACCATGAGTTGCAGCTCAACTACAGCCGCCGTATACGCCGGCCATGGTTCCGCGATCTGCTGCCTACCATTGACTACAGCGGACAGAATGCAAGTCGCGGCAACCCCGACCTGCGCCCGGAGTTCACCAATTCTTTTGAGCTGTCCTACCTGAAAGACATTGCCCACAAGCACAACGTACTGGTGTCATTGTACTATCGCAACACCGATAATGCCATCACTGATTTTTATGTAGATACCACCCTTAACCTGAACGGACAAACGCAAAGGGTGCTGTTGTCTTACCCGATCAATGCCAGCACACGCAATTCCTATGGCGCTGAAATTACCGTAAGAAGCCAGCTTACCAAAGACTGGGACCTTACGGCCAACGTCAACCTGGCGCAGACAAAAATCAATGCCGGCAACCAGGGAGATAACCTCAGCAATTCAGGCTTTACCTGGTTCGGTAAGCTGAACAGCAATACCAAACTACCGTGGAACCTCACCCTGCAGATCACCGGCGAATATGAATCCCGCCAGATCCTGCCGCAGGGCGAACGGAAACCGCAATACTCCATTGACGCCGGTGTCAAAAAAGATATGCTGAAGAATAAAGCACTGTCTATTTCTCTTACCCTGAACGACATCTTTAATTCAGACCGTAATCTCAGTTATACCACTACCGCCTTCTCCGAAACAGAAAACTACCGCAAACGCCTCAGCCGCGAGCTACGCCTCAATGCCACCTGGCGTTTCGGAAAAATGGACTATAACCTGTTCAAACGTAAGAACAACAAGTCCGGAAAAGACAATAACGGCGAAATGGGCGGCGGCGATAAAAGCGAATAG
- a CDS encoding acyl-CoA thioesterase produces the protein MDSIYHTITLRFLAEPSDVNFGGKVHGGSVMKWIDQAGYTCAANWSGQYAVTVYVGGIRFFKPIAIGDLVEITATIIYTGNTSMHISIDVFAGNPRQQHKQKTTHCVMVFAAVDDNGKTIPVPKWTPRTANEISMESYAKKLMDLRKDIDEEMKPYM, from the coding sequence ATGGACTCTATTTACCATACCATTACCCTGCGTTTCCTGGCCGAACCTTCTGACGTTAACTTTGGCGGTAAAGTACACGGCGGATCTGTGATGAAATGGATTGACCAGGCGGGATATACCTGTGCAGCCAATTGGAGCGGACAATATGCGGTAACGGTATATGTGGGCGGCATTCGTTTTTTTAAGCCCATTGCCATTGGCGACCTGGTGGAAATTACCGCTACTATCATCTACACCGGTAATACCAGCATGCATATTTCCATTGACGTTTTTGCCGGTAATCCCCGGCAGCAGCACAAACAGAAGACCACGCACTGCGTTATGGTGTTTGCTGCGGTAGATGATAATGGCAAAACCATACCGGTGCCCAAATGGACACCGCGTACGGCCAATGAGATCAGTATGGAGAGTTATGCTAAAAAACTGATGGACCTCCGCAAAGACATCGATGAAGAAATGAAACCCTATATGTAG
- a CDS encoding ABC transporter ATP-binding protein translates to MQNETTAVVPAPKPILKWTSLKKTFRLFRYVKPYWAEFALGLAFLLISSLAGLAFPRLLGDLVDPKSVGELLHGFNKAGLMLVAVLVAQAIFSFFRTILFVNVSEKTLAALRQHVYSHMIKLPMRFFLERRVGELSSRISSDISLLQDTFTTTLAEFIRQMIIIVGGVIILLVTSWQLTAFMLAILPIMMVAAVFFGKFIRRFSKQVQTQVAAANTVVEETLQGILNVKAFANEQFEIARYRQRTNEAARIGMKSGKFRGAFSSFIILGIFGALVAVIWRGVSMGISTPQLLSFILYSVFIGGSIAGLAEIYTSLQKSIGATENLLEILDEPEEAITPVPQIAPADQLGGQISFRNISFHYPSRPDLTILKDVSFEVEEDQKVALVGPSGAGKSTIVSLLLRLYDPTEGRVLYDGKLGTSIPLSVLRSQMAVVPQDVFLFGGTIRENIAYGKPDATEEEIEAAARKANAWEFIRHFPLGLETIVGERGIQLSGGQRQRIAIARAVLKNPRILILDEATSALDSESERLVQDALDKLMEGRTSIVIAHRLSTIRQADKIIVLDKGHIVEQGTHTELIGVDGGLYRMLSEMQFSH, encoded by the coding sequence ATGCAAAATGAAACCACTGCCGTCGTCCCGGCTCCCAAACCAATTCTGAAATGGACGTCCCTTAAAAAGACCTTTCGCCTTTTCCGTTATGTAAAACCTTACTGGGCTGAATTCGCCCTAGGACTCGCCTTTTTGTTGATCTCCAGCCTGGCAGGCCTGGCATTTCCCCGTTTGCTGGGAGACCTGGTAGACCCCAAAAGCGTCGGTGAGCTGCTTCACGGCTTTAACAAGGCCGGGCTGATGCTGGTGGCGGTACTGGTGGCGCAGGCCATTTTCTCCTTTTTCCGCACCATTCTGTTTGTAAACGTCTCAGAAAAGACACTGGCCGCACTGCGGCAGCACGTGTATAGTCATATGATCAAGCTGCCGATGCGGTTTTTCCTCGAAAGAAGGGTGGGAGAGCTGAGCAGCCGTATTTCTTCTGATATTTCCCTGTTACAGGACACCTTTACCACCACGCTGGCTGAATTTATCCGCCAGATGATCATCATCGTCGGTGGGGTGATCATTCTGCTGGTGACCTCCTGGCAGCTGACCGCCTTTATGCTGGCCATTCTGCCCATTATGATGGTGGCCGCGGTGTTCTTCGGCAAGTTTATCCGTCGTTTCTCCAAACAGGTACAGACCCAGGTGGCTGCAGCCAATACAGTGGTGGAAGAAACCCTGCAGGGGATTCTCAATGTAAAAGCATTCGCCAACGAACAGTTTGAAATAGCCCGCTACCGCCAGCGCACCAATGAGGCGGCCCGCATCGGCATGAAGAGCGGTAAATTCCGCGGGGCTTTTTCCTCTTTTATTATCCTGGGTATCTTCGGGGCACTGGTGGCGGTTATCTGGAGAGGGGTGTCTATGGGCATCAGTACGCCCCAGCTGCTGTCATTTATCCTCTATTCCGTATTCATCGGCGGTTCTATCGCCGGGCTGGCGGAAATATATACCAGCCTGCAGAAAAGCATCGGCGCCACAGAAAACCTGCTCGAAATACTAGACGAACCGGAAGAAGCTATTACCCCGGTTCCCCAGATAGCACCGGCAGACCAGCTGGGAGGACAGATTTCCTTCCGCAATATCTCTTTCCATTATCCTTCCCGGCCGGACCTGACCATCCTGAAAGATGTTTCCTTTGAAGTGGAAGAAGACCAGAAAGTAGCGCTGGTAGGCCCCAGCGGCGCAGGTAAAAGCACAATCGTATCACTGCTGCTGCGCCTTTACGACCCTACAGAAGGCCGCGTGTTGTATGATGGCAAGCTGGGAACTTCCATCCCGCTGTCTGTGCTCCGTTCTCAAATGGCGGTGGTGCCCCAGGACGTCTTCCTTTTTGGAGGCACTATCCGGGAGAACATTGCATATGGTAAACCTGACGCAACAGAAGAGGAAATAGAAGCTGCCGCCCGTAAAGCCAACGCGTGGGAGTTTATCAGGCATTTTCCCCTGGGACTGGAAACCATCGTCGGTGAACGCGGTATTCAGCTGTCAGGCGGGCAACGCCAGCGTATCGCTATCGCAAGGGCAGTACTTAAAAACCCGCGTATCCTCATCCTTGACGAGGCCACGTCGGCGCTGGACTCTGAGTCGGAAAGACTGGTGCAGGACGCGCTGGACAAGCTGATGGAAGGTCGTACATCTATCGTCATCGCCCACCGGCTGTCTACTATCCGGCAGGCCGACAAAATCATTGTGCTTGACAAAGGCCACATCGTGGAACAAGGTACCCATACTGAATTGATAGGTGTAGACGGAGGCCTGTACCGCATGCTGAGCGAAATGCAGTTTAGCCATTGA
- a CDS encoding MgtC/SapB family protein, whose product MKHVVQIIQEDQILKVCVALLIGTLLGLEREYKRKAAGMRTMTLICLSSTLFTILSAELGYPNSPDRVASNILTGVGFIGAGVIFKNDYTIDGITTAASIWIAAALGMAIGMSQYVLAVGGLAGALIVLILMEFTEKSIAEVNDKRYYIIYFHEDKFPEVDIEHILRNFGLKYKRMFIVRKADLIELSYTVRGNRSKMEQLDDFLLQNKSVTEFQVQQNPL is encoded by the coding sequence ATGAAACACGTCGTACAAATTATTCAGGAAGACCAGATACTGAAAGTATGCGTTGCCCTGCTGATAGGTACCCTACTGGGCCTTGAGCGCGAGTACAAACGCAAAGCTGCCGGTATGCGTACCATGACGCTCATCTGCTTAAGCAGCACCCTTTTCACTATACTGTCGGCCGAACTGGGCTACCCTAACAGCCCGGACCGTGTGGCATCCAACATCCTTACCGGCGTAGGTTTCATAGGCGCAGGGGTTATCTTTAAAAACGATTACACCATAGATGGCATTACCACCGCCGCTTCCATCTGGATAGCCGCGGCCCTGGGCATGGCCATCGGCATGAGCCAGTACGTGCTGGCCGTAGGCGGACTGGCAGGCGCTTTGATCGTACTCATACTGATGGAGTTCACCGAAAAAAGTATTGCTGAGGTCAACGACAAACGGTATTATATCATCTATTTTCATGAAGACAAATTTCCGGAGGTGGACATAGAACATATTCTCCGCAATTTTGGATTAAAATATAAACGGATGTTCATTGTACGGAAAGCGGACCTGATAGAGCTCAGTTACACAGTCCGGGGAAATCGTAGCAAAATGGAACAATTAGATGACTTTTTGCTACAGAACAAATCCGTTACAGAGTTTCAGGTACAACAAAACCCACTATAA
- a CDS encoding DUF763 domain-containing protein, with product MPSYADMPLHYGHVPPWLAKRMALLGGAIVEAIVTDYGKGEVIRRLSDPCWFQALGCVLGMDWHSSGITTSVMGALKKAINPRSQELGIYICGGKGRHSRETPAELMRIAEKTGLPGEQLVHSSKLTAKVDNTAIQDGFQLYLHSFILSTDGDWAVVQQGMNDASSMARRYHWHSTAFTSYTEAPHTFIYGRNQGMILNLTDMQAASTKSGILQLLEEKPAHLLPEIRNLVMPSHHDVRAENVNLKRLGSVLALAHDVHPANFESLLMLEGVGPRTLQSLTLVSEVIHGTPSRFEDPARFSFAHGGKDGHPFPVPVRIYDETIDTLRDALNKAKIGHTDKQEAIRKLSVLAQKIEQDFEPNTNFEKVIEREKRDSWKYGGRTVFGKAAPPKDGEQLSLF from the coding sequence ATGCCTTCTTATGCAGACATGCCTTTACACTATGGTCACGTACCGCCCTGGCTGGCCAAACGCATGGCCCTTCTGGGTGGCGCCATTGTAGAGGCAATTGTGACAGACTATGGAAAAGGTGAAGTAATAAGGCGGCTGAGCGATCCCTGCTGGTTTCAGGCGCTGGGATGTGTGCTGGGCATGGACTGGCATTCTTCCGGCATCACCACCAGCGTTATGGGCGCACTGAAAAAGGCCATCAATCCCCGTTCCCAGGAACTGGGCATTTATATCTGCGGCGGCAAAGGCCGTCACAGCCGCGAAACACCGGCAGAACTGATGCGCATAGCCGAAAAAACCGGTCTGCCCGGAGAACAACTGGTGCACAGCAGCAAACTCACCGCCAAGGTAGACAACACTGCCATCCAGGACGGCTTCCAGCTGTACCTGCATTCTTTCATTTTGTCGACAGACGGCGACTGGGCCGTGGTGCAGCAGGGCATGAACGACGCCAGCAGCATGGCACGGCGCTATCACTGGCATTCCACGGCATTCACGTCGTACACGGAGGCGCCGCATACTTTTATCTACGGCCGCAACCAGGGCATGATCCTCAATCTCACCGACATGCAGGCGGCTTCCACAAAAAGCGGCATTCTTCAATTGCTGGAGGAAAAACCTGCACACCTGTTGCCCGAAATACGCAACCTGGTCATGCCTTCCCATCACGATGTACGGGCGGAAAATGTCAACCTTAAAAGACTGGGCAGCGTGTTGGCGCTGGCGCATGACGTACACCCGGCCAATTTTGAATCGCTCCTGATGCTGGAAGGCGTAGGTCCGCGGACGTTACAGTCCCTCACCCTCGTCAGTGAAGTGATACACGGTACTCCTTCCCGCTTTGAAGACCCGGCACGATTTTCCTTTGCTCATGGCGGTAAAGACGGACATCCGTTCCCCGTGCCCGTCCGGATCTATGATGAAACCATCGACACGCTGCGGGATGCGCTGAACAAAGCCAAAATAGGTCACACCGACAAACAGGAGGCCATCCGCAAGCTCTCTGTCCTCGCACAAAAAATTGAGCAGGACTTTGAGCCCAATACGAATTTTGAAAAAGTCATAGAACGGGAAAAACGGGATTCGTGGAAATATGGCGGACGTACAGTCTTTGGTAAAGCTGCTCCACCGAAAGACGGGGAGCAACTATCTTTATTCTGA
- the nfi gene encoding deoxyribonuclease V (cleaves DNA at apurinic or apyrimidinic sites) has translation MKDYNTLTVPEATLLQQEMRKEVITAPFNGKIQLIAGADISFNKFSTTVYAGIVLMRFPGLEPVGYSLVVKEVTFPYVPGFLAFREVPALLDAWQQLPQKPDVLVVDGHGIAHPRRMGIASHFGVLAGQVTVGSAKKKLYGSYEEPGEERGAHTPLTDKQGVVIGTVLRSKQKVKPIFVSPGHLIDVPGSLALVEQCVRKHRLPEPTRLAHNAVNQFRLGVLSQGYTPV, from the coding sequence ATGAAAGACTACAACACCCTCACGGTACCCGAAGCAACCCTGCTGCAGCAGGAAATGCGCAAAGAAGTGATCACGGCGCCATTCAATGGAAAGATACAGCTGATCGCCGGAGCAGATATCTCCTTTAATAAATTCAGTACTACCGTATACGCCGGTATCGTATTAATGCGGTTCCCCGGCCTGGAGCCGGTGGGCTACAGTCTCGTGGTTAAAGAAGTCACGTTTCCCTACGTGCCGGGCTTCCTGGCTTTCCGTGAAGTACCGGCGTTACTGGATGCGTGGCAGCAGCTGCCGCAGAAACCGGACGTGCTGGTAGTAGACGGCCATGGTATTGCCCACCCGCGGCGCATGGGCATCGCCTCTCATTTCGGGGTGCTGGCCGGACAGGTGACGGTGGGCAGCGCGAAGAAAAAGCTGTACGGCAGCTATGAAGAACCCGGGGAAGAGCGGGGCGCACATACGCCGCTGACAGATAAACAAGGCGTGGTGATCGGCACCGTGCTGCGCAGCAAACAAAAGGTAAAACCCATTTTCGTCTCCCCCGGGCACCTGATCGATGTACCAGGCAGCCTGGCACTGGTGGAACAGTGCGTGCGGAAACACCGGCTGCCGGAGCCTACGCGGCTGGCGCACAATGCGGTCAACCAGTTCCGGCTAGGTGTTCTCTCACAGGGCTATACGCCCGTCTGA
- a CDS encoding phosphotransferase enzyme family protein encodes MKTVFPAIYSTLCPKALSSFLSEKYALENVQCKLLVRGVGDTYLAETPDNRFILRVYRSSHRNILQIKEEVALLQALKERAISVSYPLPDITGETVQLLEALEGERCAVLFSYAPGHAVRLLDNKQLQLLGTEMARFHQVSSSFAPETNRWEFNMETMFDRPLEMLRAGFDSNPEDYAWLQQAAKEAIEKLSAVNGLPAGYCHFDLLPKNMHFAGDTITLFDFDFMGYGWLVNDIAACWQYLSLEVYTKRLTQEAADAQYHILLDAYRQHRAPCEAELEIVPYLAVGWWLFYMGFHTTHDQFHAFTQPGQLKLFTGLLRHFVTYWT; translated from the coding sequence ATGAAAACAGTTTTCCCCGCTATTTATTCCACCCTCTGCCCCAAAGCACTGTCCTCCTTTCTTTCCGAAAAATATGCGCTTGAAAATGTTCAATGCAAACTGCTGGTGCGTGGCGTAGGCGATACCTATCTGGCGGAAACACCGGATAACCGTTTTATACTCCGCGTGTATCGTTCGTCTCACCGGAACATCTTACAGATAAAAGAAGAGGTAGCCTTGCTACAGGCGTTGAAAGAGAGGGCCATATCAGTATCCTACCCTCTCCCCGATATTACAGGGGAAACAGTTCAACTGCTGGAGGCCCTGGAAGGAGAAAGGTGCGCGGTATTGTTTAGCTATGCGCCAGGGCATGCGGTAAGACTATTGGACAATAAACAATTACAGCTGCTGGGAACGGAGATGGCACGTTTCCACCAGGTGTCGTCCTCCTTCGCACCGGAAACGAACCGATGGGAATTTAATATGGAGACGATGTTTGACCGTCCGCTTGAAATGCTCAGGGCCGGCTTTGACAGCAACCCGGAAGATTATGCCTGGCTGCAGCAGGCAGCCAAAGAAGCCATCGAAAAATTATCCGCTGTGAATGGATTGCCGGCAGGCTATTGTCATTTCGATCTCCTGCCGAAAAATATGCACTTCGCGGGCGATACGATCACCCTCTTTGATTTTGATTTCATGGGATATGGCTGGCTGGTAAATGATATCGCTGCCTGCTGGCAATACCTGTCGCTGGAAGTGTATACCAAAAGGCTGACACAAGAGGCGGCAGACGCACAATATCATATCCTGCTGGACGCCTACCGGCAACACCGGGCGCCCTGTGAAGCGGAATTGGAGATAGTGCCTTACCTCGCTGTGGGCTGGTGGTTGTTCTACATGGGATTCCATACTACGCACGATCAGTTTCATGCCTTTACGCAACCTGGACAACTAAAGCTGTTCACAGGGCTGTTAAGGCACTTTGTTACTTATTGGACGTGA
- a CDS encoding glycosyltransferase family 4 protein, producing MILNVILPLLLALIVTYCLFNILLRNKINFKLIAQPNANTVTHVQPIPLIGGLGIFLGVALTAVFFLEKGFPLGTYLLGLLPMAVLGVYKDRFQAPLSSIIQLVFQITTCLILYFYWNEISHLSYNLINAGVFVVICCIIINSYNFIDVMDGLAGAYIASVLILLGASMIYHENIHLISFVALFTGAILAFLRFNWRPAKLFMGDLGSFGLIYTVLFIIISIRPVEGVSTHLGYFFVFFLVIIEFTFTVTRRIMTGRLPWIGDGVHISTLLLKKGIKSQTIVIYAVLVTIITNLLAVFCFHVK from the coding sequence ATGATTTTGAATGTAATTTTACCTCTATTATTAGCACTTATTGTCACCTATTGTTTATTTAACATTTTACTTAGGAACAAAATCAACTTTAAGCTCATTGCTCAGCCCAATGCAAATACGGTGACCCATGTACAGCCCATCCCCCTCATCGGTGGACTAGGCATTTTTCTCGGTGTGGCACTTACCGCTGTATTTTTTTTGGAGAAGGGCTTTCCATTGGGAACCTATCTTTTAGGATTATTGCCCATGGCCGTTTTAGGGGTCTATAAAGACAGATTTCAAGCCCCATTGTCCTCAATCATTCAGCTTGTCTTCCAAATCACAACCTGCCTTATTTTATACTTTTATTGGAATGAGATAAGCCATCTCAGTTATAATCTAATAAATGCAGGTGTGTTTGTGGTAATTTGTTGCATCATCATCAATTCCTATAATTTCATTGACGTAATGGATGGATTAGCGGGAGCCTATATAGCAAGTGTGCTCATTCTACTTGGTGCCAGCATGATATATCACGAAAATATTCACCTCATTTCATTTGTCGCTTTGTTTACCGGGGCTATTTTAGCCTTCCTGAGATTTAATTGGCGGCCGGCAAAATTATTTATGGGTGACCTGGGATCATTTGGTCTCATTTATACAGTCTTATTTATAATCATCTCAATACGTCCTGTTGAAGGAGTTTCTACACATTTGGGGTACTTCTTTGTTTTCTTTTTAGTAATTATTGAATTTACTTTCACGGTTACCCGGCGGATAATGACTGGAAGGTTGCCATGGATCGGAGATGGGGTACACATAAGCACCCTCCTCTTAAAAAAAGGAATTAAAAGTCAAACTATAGTGATCTATGCAGTATTGGTGACAATTATTACTAATCTACTGGCTGTATTTTGTTTCCATGTGAAGTAG
- a CDS encoding protoporphyrinogen/coproporphyrinogen oxidase, with the protein MKIVIVGAGLAGLGAGVALKEQGISFQILEASAEPGGLARTDVINDCFFDYTGHYLHVKTEEGFCDLIKGTTDFIKVKKQSAVLIDKKIVPYPVQYNLKYLAEKYVHKIINEISVLREKAGEKTETLSQFIESHFGKTLLDLFFKPYNEKLWGRPLDELPKDCLGNYFPKIDLELLLKSAISDVTYHGYNDFFYYPASGKISAMAEALAEKVKENIIYETEVTEIDVKKKICYSHNKKYEYDHLITSIPLSQLCSVFDSGLSDDSFKFTSLRNVRIVIKGALLHGYHWLYIPDETVPFYRLGFPQNVIDATCPPGCVSISVEIEENRRLSYTDEQIADMVVRYLVECNLIDFIEFFDVSSILIAPAYTYCMEHTKVSSAAFLEKLKRNNIITVGRYGMWKYFSMEEAYLSGKQTARLLGLGLKDATSHGNKIQPVD; encoded by the coding sequence ATGAAAATAGTAATAGTTGGTGCTGGTTTAGCTGGTTTAGGCGCAGGGGTAGCATTAAAGGAGCAAGGGATATCGTTCCAGATTCTGGAGGCATCTGCCGAGCCGGGAGGCCTGGCAAGAACAGATGTGATTAATGACTGTTTTTTTGACTATACAGGTCATTATCTGCATGTGAAAACGGAAGAGGGGTTCTGTGACCTAATTAAAGGTACGACGGACTTTATAAAAGTAAAAAAGCAGTCTGCGGTGCTTATTGATAAGAAGATTGTGCCTTATCCCGTGCAATACAACCTGAAATATTTGGCTGAAAAATATGTTCATAAAATAATTAATGAAATCTCTGTCCTCAGGGAAAAGGCAGGAGAAAAAACAGAAACATTAAGCCAGTTTATTGAAAGCCATTTTGGCAAGACATTGCTGGACTTATTTTTTAAGCCCTACAATGAAAAGCTTTGGGGCAGACCGTTAGATGAGCTTCCGAAAGATTGCCTGGGAAATTATTTCCCAAAAATTGATCTGGAGTTACTATTGAAGAGCGCAATATCAGATGTCACTTATCACGGATACAACGATTTTTTTTACTATCCGGCCTCCGGTAAGATCAGTGCGATGGCAGAAGCATTAGCTGAAAAAGTAAAAGAAAACATTATCTATGAAACCGAGGTAACGGAAATTGATGTCAAAAAGAAAATCTGTTATAGCCACAATAAGAAGTATGAATACGATCATTTAATTACCTCCATCCCGCTTTCTCAGCTTTGTTCAGTATTTGATTCCGGGCTGAGCGATGATAGTTTTAAATTTACAAGCCTCAGAAATGTGAGGATTGTTATAAAGGGTGCATTGTTGCACGGATATCATTGGCTATATATTCCGGATGAAACAGTTCCCTTTTATAGACTCGGATTCCCACAGAATGTTATTGATGCTACTTGTCCTCCGGGATGTGTGTCCATCTCCGTTGAGATAGAAGAGAACAGGCGTCTCTCATATACAGACGAACAGATTGCAGATATGGTGGTTCGATATCTGGTTGAATGCAATCTCATTGATTTTATAGAATTTTTTGATGTTAGCAGTATCCTTATAGCGCCCGCCTACACCTATTGTATGGAGCATACAAAAGTATCGTCGGCAGCTTTTTTAGAGAAGCTTAAACGAAATAATATAATAACTGTCGGGAGATATGGCATGTGGAAGTATTTTTCTATGGAGGAGGCGTATTTGTCCGGAAAACAAACAGCACGATTATTAGGTCTCGGTTTAAAGGACGCTACTTCACATGGAAACAAAATACAGCCAGTAGATTAG